Proteins encoded within one genomic window of Pseudalkalibacillus sp. SCS-8:
- a CDS encoding HIT family protein: MEDCIFCKIVNGDIPAAKVYEDEHVLAFLDISQVTKGHTLVIPKEHHKNLYELPEEAAEKVFSVVPKIANSIKEAYQPIGMNLLNNNEEPAGQSVFHYHVHILPRYGKGDGFGAVWKTHESEYSSEELQEIANKIGEPIL; encoded by the coding sequence ATGGAAGATTGTATCTTTTGTAAAATCGTAAACGGGGATATCCCGGCAGCGAAGGTGTATGAAGATGAGCATGTACTTGCATTCCTGGATATAAGCCAGGTGACAAAGGGGCACACCCTCGTCATTCCGAAAGAACATCACAAAAACCTTTATGAACTACCCGAAGAGGCAGCTGAGAAAGTCTTCTCTGTGGTCCCGAAGATTGCAAACTCCATCAAGGAGGCTTATCAGCCAATCGGGATGAACCTATTGAATAACAATGAAGAGCCTGCTGGTCAATCGGTATTCCACTACCATGTACATATCCTTCCCCGCTATGGGAAAGGTGATGGATTCGGCGCAGTTTGGAAAACCCACGAAAGTGAATACAGCTCCGAGGAACTTCAAGAAATCGCAAATAAGATCGGTGAGCCGATATTGTAA
- a CDS encoding ABC transporter ATP-binding protein, whose protein sequence is MNRVLDVEKLTGGYSQQQPVLHGVDFHVNEKEIVGLIGLNGAGKSTSIKHILGLMEPISGSIQVKGKTIHEGPDTYRSQIAYIPETPILYDELTLREHLELTAMAYGIKKDELDARVQPLLKEFRMENKLKWYPSQFSKGMKQKVMIMCAFLIQPSLFVVDEPFVGLDPLGIQSFLDLLIQVREKGTGILLSTHILSTAERYCNRFIILHEGRVLQQGTLSEIQQRMDMPNATLDEIYVHITRGA, encoded by the coding sequence ATGAATCGCGTATTAGATGTAGAAAAACTTACTGGAGGATACAGCCAACAGCAGCCCGTCCTTCACGGGGTCGATTTTCACGTGAATGAAAAGGAAATCGTCGGGCTTATCGGATTGAACGGAGCAGGAAAAAGTACATCAATCAAGCATATTTTAGGTTTGATGGAGCCGATTTCCGGTTCAATCCAAGTAAAGGGAAAGACCATTCACGAAGGGCCTGATACGTACCGTTCACAAATTGCCTACATACCTGAGACACCGATCCTTTATGATGAACTGACATTACGAGAGCATCTTGAACTGACAGCGATGGCATATGGAATAAAGAAAGATGAACTGGATGCCAGGGTTCAACCATTATTGAAGGAATTCAGAATGGAAAATAAATTGAAGTGGTACCCGAGCCAGTTTTCAAAAGGGATGAAGCAGAAGGTGATGATCATGTGTGCCTTTTTGATACAGCCTTCTCTCTTTGTCGTGGACGAGCCTTTCGTCGGTCTTGATCCTTTAGGCATCCAATCCTTCCTTGATTTATTGATACAAGTACGGGAGAAAGGGACAGGCATCTTACTTTCCACCCATATTCTTTCGACGGCAGAAAGGTACTGTAATCGATTCATCATTCTGCACGAGGGACGCGTTCTTCAACAAGGTACCTTGTCTGAGATTCAACAAAGGATGGATATGCCAAATGCGACATTGGACGAAATTTATGTTCACATCACTAGAGGTGCTTGA
- a CDS encoding ABC transporter permease yields the protein MNVQTLWKQRANDYWSMAIRYLRYIGNSGFLFTVYVAILVGSFYYGKLLKILPEVFPAAEVITILLFLLVGRGKIRTFMKTADANFLLPMEDRLRSYIQKSLMYSFVTQSFNVVLIMLVLGPLYFARISSDRVTFLAVLVLLILMVGWNLIVKWEELRVPNGMKRNLLPVIRLLMILFTIYSLVSQQWILAGLFILGCAVLYLVVYRPLATRHTMKWERLIELENNALMHFYRVANMFVEVPQLNRKVRKRTWASPLINLLSKDKENVYGYMYSRAFIRSNDYFGIFMRLTIIGIVLLLFLPEGMVLWIANLLLLYMTVIQLTTLWPHYDLKVWVDLYPVPRENRFKIFQLLLLRIMLLQVGLFTAASFLNHFSVFQSGVVLITGTLFVFLFNNVMLYKQLSKRFNVIKLDPLKSGGEGR from the coding sequence ATGAATGTACAAACTCTTTGGAAACAACGTGCAAATGACTACTGGAGTATGGCGATCAGGTATTTGCGGTACATCGGGAACAGCGGCTTCCTTTTCACCGTGTATGTAGCGATTCTCGTAGGAAGCTTCTATTATGGTAAACTCCTTAAAATCTTGCCTGAAGTGTTCCCGGCTGCTGAAGTGATTACGATCCTATTATTTCTCCTCGTTGGAAGAGGAAAGATTCGGACGTTTATGAAAACGGCTGATGCTAACTTTCTTCTTCCAATGGAGGATCGGTTACGGTCCTATATCCAAAAATCGTTGATGTACAGCTTTGTTACCCAAAGCTTCAATGTCGTGCTCATCATGCTCGTGTTGGGACCTTTGTATTTTGCGCGGATTTCGTCAGATCGGGTCACCTTTCTTGCTGTTCTCGTGCTGCTCATCCTGATGGTCGGCTGGAACTTGATCGTAAAATGGGAAGAACTTCGAGTGCCGAACGGTATGAAGCGTAACCTATTGCCAGTCATCCGCCTTCTGATGATCCTTTTCACCATCTATTCACTCGTCTCGCAACAATGGATTCTGGCAGGTCTTTTCATTCTTGGCTGTGCTGTCCTTTATCTTGTCGTTTATCGACCTCTTGCAACGAGACATACGATGAAGTGGGAACGGTTGATTGAGCTCGAAAACAATGCACTAATGCACTTTTATCGAGTAGCGAATATGTTCGTAGAAGTGCCCCAGTTGAATCGGAAGGTAAGAAAGAGGACATGGGCATCGCCTTTAATCAATCTCCTATCCAAGGACAAGGAGAATGTTTACGGTTATATGTATTCAAGAGCGTTCATACGTTCCAATGATTACTTCGGTATTTTCATGAGACTGACGATCATTGGCATTGTCCTGTTGCTCTTCTTACCAGAAGGAATGGTGCTGTGGATCGCCAATTTGCTCCTTCTTTATATGACCGTGATTCAATTGACGACCTTGTGGCCGCACTATGACTTGAAGGTATGGGTCGATCTTTATCCAGTCCCAAGAGAAAACCGGTTCAAGATTTTTCAGCTGTTGCTGTTGAGGATCATGCTTTTACAAGTCGGGCTGTTCACGGCTGCGAGCTTCCTAAATCACTTTTCCGTCTTCCAGTCCGGTGTTGTTCTGATTACGGGCACCCTGTTCGTTTTCCTTTTCAACAACGTGATGCTTTATAAACAATTAAGTAAACGGTTCAACGTCATAAAGCTTGATCCCCTGAAAAGTGGAGGAGAGGGAAGATAG
- a CDS encoding EcsC family protein: protein MKPKIEEELKAWERRILKRSPLYKRAANKVQQRINERIPAKVHDVVTNSIRHMIRATLTGSEYTTNRPPLLGRTIEERDDLLREKLKAYKRTAMAEGAGTGAGGILLGLADFPLLLGIKMRFLFEAARIYGYDTRNVQERIFLLHVFLLAFSNDEVRKETYMVIKNWDEEKKKWGSYEDYDWKTFQITYRDHIDLAKMLQMIPGFGAIVGAYANYHFLDQLGETVMNGYRLRYLQEKK, encoded by the coding sequence ATGAAACCAAAGATCGAGGAAGAATTGAAAGCGTGGGAAAGACGGATCCTTAAACGCTCACCTCTTTATAAAAGAGCCGCAAATAAAGTGCAGCAACGCATTAATGAACGGATTCCTGCAAAGGTCCATGATGTGGTTACAAACAGTATCCGCCATATGATCCGAGCCACACTTACAGGATCGGAATATACAACGAACAGACCGCCGCTTCTAGGCCGGACGATCGAGGAGCGGGATGACTTGCTTCGTGAAAAATTGAAAGCTTATAAACGGACAGCAATGGCTGAAGGAGCAGGGACAGGCGCTGGTGGCATATTGCTAGGGTTAGCTGATTTCCCGTTGCTGCTCGGCATTAAAATGCGGTTCTTATTTGAAGCGGCTCGGATCTACGGATATGATACGAGGAACGTCCAGGAACGTATTTTCCTGTTGCATGTATTTCTTTTGGCTTTTTCAAATGATGAAGTTCGTAAAGAAACCTATATGGTTATCAAAAATTGGGATGAGGAAAAAAAGAAATGGGGTTCCTATGAGGATTACGATTGGAAGACCTTCCAGATTACGTATCGGGATCACATCGATTTAGCGAAAATGCTCCAGATGATTCCGGGTTTCGGGGCGATCGTAGGTGCGTATGCGAATTACCACTTCCTCGATCAACTTGGTGAAACCGTAATGAATGGCTATAGGCTGAGGTATCTCCAAGAAAAGAAATAG
- a CDS encoding M20 family metallopeptidase: MNRFYELIDQHYEEMVEIRRYLHQYPELSFEEVETSAYIAEYYEKLGIPYRKNVGGNGVVATIKGKKPGKTVALRADFDALPIKEEADVPFRSKNDGVMHACGHDGHTATLLVLGKVLNQLKDELEGNVVLIHQHAEELVPGGAISMIEDGCLDGVDYIYGVHLWATDNVGEVYYREGPFMAAADQFQIKIVGKGGHGAQPHLTRDSILTASQLVVALQQVVSRNVDPLESAVLSVGNFVANNAFNVIADTAQLSGTVRTFKESVREKVIARMEEIVKGICMSCGTDYEFNYTRGYPPLVNHKEQTEHLKEVASRIPGVLGVSEKAAQMGGEDFGYFLQHVPGSFAFVGAKDPDASDVAPHHHPKFMIDERSLPIAAKLLGEATLSHLNFSVDSKVESK, translated from the coding sequence ATGAACCGTTTTTATGAGCTCATTGATCAGCACTACGAGGAAATGGTGGAAATCCGCCGTTATCTTCATCAGTATCCAGAATTATCGTTTGAAGAGGTCGAAACGTCCGCATACATAGCCGAGTATTATGAGAAATTAGGGATACCTTATCGGAAAAACGTTGGTGGCAATGGCGTTGTTGCTACGATTAAAGGGAAAAAACCTGGCAAAACAGTCGCTCTCCGTGCAGATTTCGATGCGTTGCCGATAAAAGAGGAAGCAGATGTGCCGTTCCGCTCTAAAAATGACGGTGTGATGCATGCTTGTGGACATGACGGTCATACAGCAACATTACTTGTACTGGGGAAAGTGTTGAATCAACTGAAGGATGAGTTGGAAGGAAATGTCGTTTTGATTCATCAACACGCAGAGGAGCTCGTACCAGGAGGAGCCATTTCAATGATTGAAGATGGCTGTCTTGATGGAGTCGATTATATCTATGGCGTCCATCTCTGGGCGACAGATAATGTCGGTGAGGTCTATTACCGTGAAGGTCCATTCATGGCTGCTGCAGACCAGTTCCAGATCAAGATCGTCGGCAAAGGTGGGCACGGTGCGCAGCCTCACCTGACGAGAGACTCGATTCTGACCGCTTCCCAGCTGGTTGTCGCACTGCAACAGGTTGTAAGCCGAAACGTCGATCCACTCGAATCAGCGGTCCTGTCTGTCGGAAACTTTGTCGCGAACAATGCTTTCAATGTGATTGCCGACACTGCTCAGCTCAGCGGGACGGTTCGTACCTTTAAGGAATCTGTCCGGGAAAAAGTGATTGCAAGGATGGAGGAAATCGTCAAAGGGATCTGCATGTCGTGTGGCACTGATTATGAATTCAACTACACACGAGGATATCCGCCACTGGTGAACCATAAGGAGCAAACCGAGCACTTGAAGGAAGTAGCTTCAAGAATCCCTGGTGTACTCGGTGTCAGCGAAAAGGCTGCTCAAATGGGCGGAGAGGACTTCGGTTATTTCCTCCAGCACGTGCCAGGAAGCTTCGCATTCGTCGGCGCGAAGGATCCGGATGCGTCCGATGTCGCTCCACATCATCATCCTAAATTCATGATCGACGAGCGCTCTCTTCCAATTGCCGCAAAACTACTCGGGGAAGCGACTTTGTCTCATCTGAATTTTTCTGTAGACTCAAAGGTTGAATCAAAATAA
- a CDS encoding ferritin-like domain-containing protein, whose amino-acid sequence MDQQRQELIDGLNEDLANEYAAVIMYTYNAAVVSGMYRQILKPFFESEITDEQGHAMYLSEKISTLGGTPTTTPAEVKQLTDVREMLEEARRAEKDTIERYEKRKKQAAELNMTELVVKLEDLIADETHHMEEMDRLLSDPRLS is encoded by the coding sequence ATGGACCAACAACGCCAAGAACTAATTGATGGACTAAATGAAGACCTTGCAAATGAATATGCAGCTGTCATCATGTACACATACAATGCTGCAGTCGTTTCTGGTATGTATCGACAAATCCTAAAGCCTTTCTTCGAATCGGAAATCACTGATGAGCAGGGGCACGCTATGTACCTTTCTGAAAAAATCAGCACGCTCGGAGGGACACCAACGACAACGCCTGCTGAAGTCAAGCAGCTGACTGATGTCCGTGAAATGCTTGAAGAAGCGAGAAGAGCGGAAAAGGATACGATTGAACGCTACGAAAAGCGTAAAAAACAAGCGGCAGAGTTGAATATGACGGAACTCGTCGTCAAATTGGAAGATTTAATTGCTGACGAAACGCACCATATGGAAGAAATGGATCGTCTGTTAAGTGACCCACGCCTTTCCTAA
- a CDS encoding type 1 glutamine amidotransferase domain-containing protein: MSKIAVLMTDMFEDVEYTDPAKAFKEDGHELSVISTDKKELKGKQGEATVQVDQLINQVDPDDYDALFIPGGFSPDILRADERIVEFAKKMVYRQKPVFAICHGPQILITADVLKGRNITGFKSIQMDLKLAGANVFDEPVVVCGGTLVTSRQPDDIPVFIEESKKLLKQGVTSNV; encoded by the coding sequence ATGAGTAAGATCGCAGTATTAATGACCGACATGTTTGAAGATGTGGAATACACGGACCCTGCAAAGGCGTTTAAAGAGGATGGACATGAACTGAGCGTCATCAGCACAGATAAAAAAGAACTTAAAGGTAAACAAGGGGAGGCCACTGTACAGGTTGACCAACTAATCAACCAAGTGGATCCTGACGATTACGATGCCTTATTCATTCCAGGTGGTTTTTCACCAGACATATTGAGAGCTGACGAACGGATCGTAGAGTTTGCCAAGAAAATGGTTTATCGTCAAAAGCCAGTGTTTGCAATTTGTCACGGTCCACAAATTCTCATTACTGCAGATGTCCTTAAGGGAAGAAACATAACAGGCTTTAAATCCATTCAAATGGACTTGAAGCTTGCCGGTGCCAATGTATTCGATGAGCCGGTCGTCGTATGTGGCGGGACACTCGTTACGAGCCGTCAGCCTGATGATATCCCGGTATTCATAGAAGAATCCAAAAAATTACTAAAACAAGGAGTGACCTCGAATGTCTGA
- a CDS encoding DUF3243 family protein — protein sequence MSERHHMVDKNERLHEEEVKSTVDRIPEEERDQILQNFDVFKEYLGKRVRIGEKMGMSEEQLAKTAEKVADYLAENEEPRNREEKLLKELWSAGTQEQQHMLAHMLVRMVD from the coding sequence ATGTCTGAACGACATCACATGGTTGATAAGAATGAACGTCTTCATGAAGAGGAAGTCAAATCGACAGTGGACAGGATTCCAGAAGAAGAGCGCGATCAAATTTTACAAAATTTCGATGTCTTCAAGGAGTACCTCGGAAAGCGTGTCCGAATTGGTGAAAAGATGGGAATGTCTGAAGAGCAGTTAGCGAAAACGGCAGAGAAGGTAGCCGATTATCTTGCGGAAAATGAAGAGCCTCGGAACCGTGAAGAAAAACTCCTGAAAGAGCTATGGAGTGCCGGGACACAAGAGCAGCAACATATGCTTGCTCACATGCTCGTAAGAATGGTCGATTAA
- a CDS encoding class I SAM-dependent methyltransferase yields the protein MDQQSHIRMFDKQAKKYERMQRKDPTRRFRRKIIPYASGSILEVAIGTGLNLPHYQNVTELVGIDFSPEMLKGARKMADYSPFPVNLKQADVETIEFEAGSFDTVVSTLSFCSYNNPVDLLNRFQKWCKPNGQILLMEHGVSSVKTIAWLQKQVDPLAFRLIGCHQDRDIQGYLAESNLKCEKVERALAGALYYIWAKP from the coding sequence ATGGATCAGCAATCCCATATTCGAATGTTCGATAAACAGGCGAAGAAGTATGAACGAATGCAGAGAAAGGATCCTACCAGGCGATTTCGAAGAAAAATCATTCCTTATGCTTCAGGAAGTATATTAGAGGTGGCGATCGGCACAGGATTGAACCTGCCTCATTATCAAAATGTCACAGAATTGGTCGGCATCGATTTCAGTCCAGAAATGCTGAAGGGTGCCAGAAAAATGGCTGATTATTCTCCCTTCCCGGTCAACCTCAAACAAGCGGATGTGGAAACGATAGAGTTTGAAGCGGGTAGCTTTGATACGGTTGTTTCCACTTTGTCATTTTGTTCGTACAACAATCCCGTGGACCTATTGAACCGTTTCCAGAAATGGTGCAAACCCAATGGACAGATTCTTTTAATGGAACACGGCGTGAGTTCCGTCAAAACCATCGCATGGTTGCAAAAACAAGTGGACCCACTAGCTTTCAGGTTGATCGGCTGCCATCAGGATCGTGACATCCAAGGGTACCTGGCTGAATCAAACCTAAAATGCGAAAAGGTGGAAAGAGCTTTAGCAGGTGCTCTCTATTACATATGGGCCAAGCCGTGA